A single window of Sparus aurata chromosome 22, fSpaAur1.1, whole genome shotgun sequence DNA harbors:
- the l3hypdh gene encoding trans-L-3-hydroxyproline dehydratase yields METQLPPHEGDELSVVDMHTGGEPLRVILSGYPEVKGDSVLAKRRYVREHLDHLRRALMYEPRGHYDMYGALIVDSELPEADLGVLFMHNEGYSTMCGHAVIALGRFAVDYKLVKEPQSLETQVNIHCPCGLVKAFVEYSGGRTGGVRFLSVPAFAFATDVTVTVEGFGDVTVDISYGGAFYAFVNAQRFGLDVTKSRTRDLVDAATAVTNAVKSQVKLHHPTSDDLAFLYGTILTDGNDDYSTDPTANVCVFAEAQVDRSPTGSGVTARVALQYHKGLIQLNQTRTFQSGATGSRFTGKAVEETKCGDFKAVVVEVAGRAFYSGVSRFVQEADDNLTHGFLLNLDGGHKF; encoded by the exons ATGGAGACTCAGCTTCCACCTCACGAGGGAGACGAGCTCTCGGTGGTCGACATGCACACAGGCGGAGAGCCTCTGCGGGTCATCCTCAGCGGCTACCCGGAGGTCAAAGGTGACAGCGTGCTTGCCAAGCGTCGTTACGTCCGGGAACATCTGGACCACCTCAGGAGGGCGCTCATGTACGAGCCGCGGGGACACTATGACATGTACGGGGCCCTGATCGTGGACAGCGAGTTGCCCGAGGCCGATCTAGGGGTGCTGTTCATGCACAACGAAGGATACAGCACCATGTGTGGACACGCCGTCATCGCACTGGGACGCTTCGCTGTCGACTACAAGCTGGTGAAAGAACCACAGTCGCTGGAGACCCAGGTGAACATACACTGTCCCTGCGGCCTGGTGAAGGCGTTCGTCGAGTACTCTGGCGGTAGAACGGGAGGAGTGAGGTTTCTCAGTGTGCCAGCGTTTGCGTTTGCCACAG ATGTGACGGTGACAGTGGAAGGTTTTGGTGATGTGACGGTCGACATCAGCTACGGAGGAGCCTTCTACGCCTTCGTAAACGCCCAGAGGTTCGGCCTCGATGTGACAAAGTCCAGGACTCGGGATCTGGTGGACGCAGCCACGGCGGTGACGAACGCTGTCAAATCTCAG GTGAAGTTGCACCATCCAACCAGTGATGATCTGGCCTTCCTCTACGGCACCATCCTCACCGACGGCAACGATGATTATTCCACAGATCCCACCGCCAACGTCTGTGTGTTCGCAGAGGCTCAG GTCGACCGAAGCCCAACTGGTTCTGGAGTTACAGCTCGAGTAGCTCTTCAGTATCACAAAGGTCTCATCCAGCTGAACCAGACCAGGACGTTTCAGAGTGGAGCCACCGGATCCCGGTTCACAGGGAAAGCTGTCGAG GAGACCAAGTGTGGTGACTTCAAGGCTGTAGTGGTGGAGGTCGCTGGCAGAGCTTTTTATAGCGGAGTTTCTCGCTTCGTGCAGGAGGCGGACGACAACCTGACACATGGTTTTCTGCTGAA TCTGGACGGAGGTCACAAATTCTGA